One window of Rasiella rasia genomic DNA carries:
- a CDS encoding ABC transporter permease — translation MFDLERWQEIFETIGKNKLRTFLTGLSVASGIFILVILLGFSSGIQKGVKTQFEQDATNRVSVWTRVTTKSYKGLNPGRYIQMRNSDFEAINNKYEANLEYKTAIYNIWGSQVTYKGETGNYRLEGANPDQQLIENASMASGRFISQDDMDESRKIAVIGYIIQKDLFKGKDPIGEIISIFGVNFKVVGVYTDPGGEREEGRVFVPLPTAQIAFAAGDRVRSLAYTVKMAENFDEAVAQSVAISENIEQDIKARHTIAPDDRSAVNVNNTLEEAKKIYSLIAIIRSVFWFIGIFTIIAGVVGVSNIMLIIVKERTKEIGIRKAIGALPGSIIALILQEAIFITAVAGFIGLFAGVGLLQLISPMVDNDFIKSPQVDFNTALATVVILIVAGAVAGYIPARRAAHIKPIDALRDE, via the coding sequence ATGTTTGACTTAGAGCGCTGGCAAGAAATATTTGAAACTATCGGAAAAAATAAACTCCGTACGTTCTTGACGGGACTGTCTGTGGCGTCTGGTATTTTTATCTTAGTAATTTTATTAGGCTTTAGCAGTGGCATTCAGAAAGGAGTAAAAACCCAATTTGAGCAGGATGCTACTAATCGTGTTTCGGTTTGGACACGTGTAACTACCAAAAGTTATAAAGGGCTGAATCCAGGACGGTATATCCAAATGCGCAATAGTGACTTTGAAGCGATAAACAATAAATACGAAGCGAATCTAGAATATAAAACAGCAATTTATAATATATGGGGTAGCCAAGTAACCTACAAAGGTGAAACAGGGAACTATAGATTAGAAGGCGCGAATCCAGACCAACAGCTTATTGAAAATGCCAGCATGGCCTCAGGGAGGTTTATTAGTCAGGACGACATGGATGAGTCTCGAAAAATTGCTGTGATTGGGTATATTATTCAAAAAGACTTGTTTAAAGGGAAAGATCCTATTGGAGAAATTATTTCGATTTTTGGGGTAAACTTCAAAGTGGTTGGTGTTTATACAGATCCGGGTGGAGAACGAGAAGAGGGACGCGTCTTTGTGCCCCTACCTACTGCGCAAATAGCTTTTGCTGCTGGAGATAGAGTACGTTCTTTGGCTTATACCGTAAAGATGGCAGAAAATTTTGATGAAGCCGTTGCGCAATCTGTTGCAATTTCAGAGAATATTGAGCAAGATATTAAAGCAAGACATACCATAGCACCAGACGACCGTAGTGCCGTAAATGTGAACAATACACTTGAAGAAGCTAAGAAAATTTATAGCCTTATTGCTATTATTAGAAGCGTTTTTTGGTTTATAGGCATCTTTACAATTATTGCTGGTGTAGTAGGTGTAAGTAACATAATGCTCATTATTGTTAAGGAACGAACAAAAGAAATAGGCATCAGAAAAGCAATTGGAGCATTGCCCGGCTCAATCATAGCCCTTATTCTACAAGAAGCAATTTTTATTACGGCTGTGGCTGGCTTTATAGGCCTTTTCGCAGGAGTAGGATTGTTACAGTTAATAAGTCCGATGGTAGACAATGACTTTATAAAATCACCGCAAGTAGATTTTAATACGGCATTAGCAACCGTAGTTATTTTGATAGTTGCTGGAGCGGTAGCTGGATATATTCCGGCGAGAAGAGCAGCACATATTAAACCTATAGACGCTTTAAGAGACGAATAA
- a CDS encoding ABC transporter permease produces the protein MLNKDRWNEILEALSANPFRTLLTAFGVFWGIFILVVLLALTTGLRNGVSKDFGDFATNSIFMWGQGTSKPYKGLPKGRYVRFKVEDVAVLKEKMPELKYVSPRGQLGGYNGANNVTRNEKTGAFTVSGDYPEYIKQQPMDITGGRFISYSDINERRKGVVIGSGVVTSLFDVGEDPIGEYIKISGVNFMVIGTFNAPSNNGNNEELANTIYVPFTTFNQVFNRGDQVGWMAITAYDEYSITSLKPRILEIMREQRTIHPEDERAIGNFDRAEAFGRITGLFDILKFVGFFVGGLILASGMIGVINILLISVKERTNEIGVRRALGATPWQVRGQIIQESLIITLVSGMAGVAGGAGLIWIMNYALEQSGPVDNFANPSVNVAVIITALVILIISGILAGLFPAVRATRIKPVDALRTE, from the coding sequence ATGCTTAACAAAGATCGTTGGAACGAAATTTTAGAAGCGCTAAGTGCTAATCCATTTAGAACGCTCTTAACTGCGTTTGGTGTGTTTTGGGGTATTTTTATATTGGTTGTGCTGCTGGCATTAACAACAGGTTTAAGAAATGGAGTGAGTAAAGATTTTGGAGATTTTGCTACCAATTCTATATTCATGTGGGGGCAGGGTACTTCAAAACCTTATAAAGGGTTGCCAAAAGGAAGGTATGTTCGGTTTAAAGTAGAAGACGTTGCCGTTCTAAAAGAAAAAATGCCTGAATTAAAGTATGTTTCCCCAAGAGGCCAATTAGGAGGATACAATGGTGCTAACAATGTTACACGAAATGAAAAAACAGGAGCATTTACTGTAAGCGGAGATTACCCCGAATATATTAAACAGCAGCCAATGGATATTACTGGTGGGCGATTTATTAGCTATTCAGATATAAACGAAAGGAGAAAAGGAGTAGTAATAGGAAGCGGTGTAGTAACTAGCTTATTTGATGTTGGAGAAGATCCGATTGGGGAATACATAAAGATAAGTGGTGTTAATTTTATGGTTATTGGCACCTTTAATGCGCCAAGTAACAATGGAAATAATGAAGAGCTAGCCAACACTATTTATGTTCCTTTCACCACATTTAATCAAGTTTTTAATCGTGGAGATCAAGTAGGTTGGATGGCAATTACTGCCTACGATGAGTACAGTATTACATCCTTGAAACCAAGAATTCTTGAAATTATGCGAGAGCAGCGTACCATACATCCTGAAGATGAACGAGCCATTGGAAATTTTGACCGCGCCGAAGCTTTTGGAAGAATTACAGGACTGTTCGATATTTTGAAGTTTGTGGGCTTTTTTGTGGGGGGACTCATACTTGCCTCTGGCATGATTGGGGTCATTAACATTCTGCTTATTTCAGTAAAAGAAAGAACAAATGAGATTGGAGTGAGAAGAGCTTTAGGGGCAACACCGTGGCAAGTACGTGGACAAATTATACAGGAGTCTCTCATTATAACATTGGTAAGTGGTATGGCCGGTGTAGCTGGGGGCGCTGGGCTTATTTGGATTATGAATTATGCCTTAGAACAAAGTGGTCCTGTAGATAATTTTGCCAATCCATCGGTGAATGTTGCAGTAATTATTACTGCATTAGTCATTTTAATTATTTCAGGAATCTTAGCAGGACTTTTCCCAGCGGTAAGAGCAACAAGAATAAAACCAGTAGACGCATTGCGCACAGAATAA
- a CDS encoding efflux RND transporter periplasmic adaptor subunit, whose amino-acid sequence MKKGFIITVLVVVFLGFIIGLWYVFSLDSKDPVLYETEQASVQTIVKKTVATGSIVPKEEVLIKPNISGIIDEIFVEAGDVIERGDLIAKVKVVPNVSSLTSAKNSINSANTQVETARLALESQKNIYNRQKELFDKGVISANEFDNAQLSYDQAQQRYNQEKVGLTGARQNFDIIKTGTTSGLGASANTEIRATVSGMVLDIPVKTGNQVIESNNFNDGTTIATLADVDKMIFEGKVDESEVGKISENLPLEITVGAIENKKFDAILDYIAPKGVSENGAIQFAIKGTLKKQDSTTFIRAGLSANASIILAKAEDVLAIKEALVQYDPETQKPFVEVSVGEQEFVRKEVELGVSDGLNVEVKSGITKEDNIKVWNQLKAPPQLGGR is encoded by the coding sequence ATGAAAAAAGGATTTATCATCACCGTACTAGTTGTCGTTTTCCTAGGCTTTATTATTGGCCTATGGTATGTTTTTAGCTTAGACAGCAAAGACCCTGTACTTTACGAAACCGAGCAGGCCTCAGTACAGACAATTGTAAAGAAAACTGTTGCCACAGGCAGTATTGTTCCTAAGGAGGAAGTGCTTATTAAACCAAACATTTCAGGGATTATAGATGAAATTTTTGTAGAAGCAGGTGACGTGATTGAAAGAGGAGACCTAATAGCAAAGGTAAAAGTAGTGCCTAATGTATCTTCTTTAACAAGTGCAAAAAACAGTATTAATAGTGCAAATACCCAAGTTGAAACAGCGAGATTGGCTTTAGAGAGTCAGAAAAATATCTACAATCGCCAAAAGGAATTGTTTGATAAAGGTGTGATTTCAGCGAATGAATTTGATAATGCACAACTGTCGTATGATCAGGCCCAACAGCGTTACAACCAAGAAAAGGTTGGCTTAACTGGTGCGCGACAAAATTTTGATATCATAAAAACTGGAACTACAAGCGGTCTAGGAGCCTCTGCAAATACAGAAATTAGAGCCACCGTTTCCGGAATGGTGCTTGACATACCCGTAAAGACAGGAAATCAGGTAATAGAATCTAATAATTTTAATGATGGAACCACGATTGCAACGCTTGCCGATGTCGACAAAATGATTTTTGAAGGAAAAGTTGACGAAAGTGAAGTTGGAAAGATTTCAGAAAATCTTCCCTTAGAAATTACAGTTGGCGCAATTGAGAATAAAAAATTTGACGCTATCTTAGATTATATAGCCCCAAAAGGAGTAAGTGAAAATGGAGCTATTCAGTTTGCAATAAAGGGCACATTAAAGAAACAAGATTCTACTACTTTTATTCGTGCGGGCCTAAGTGCTAATGCTTCAATTATTTTAGCAAAAGCCGAAGATGTGCTTGCTATAAAAGAAGCCTTAGTGCAGTATGATCCAGAAACTCAAAAGCCTTTTGTTGAGGTTTCTGTTGGGGAGCAAGAATTTGTTAGAAAAGAGGTAGAGCTTGGTGTGAGTGACGGACTAAATGTAGAAGTGAAAAGTGGCATTACCAAAGAAGATAATATTAAGGTCTGGAACCAATTAAAAGCTCCGCCGCAATTAGGTGGACGATAA
- a CDS encoding TolC family protein — protein MKRIGISILLICLAISTQAQDKQWTLSACVQHALDNNISIKQSELDLKVTEADKLSATGNFLPSLNASASLSENTGLSFNPVTNNAQTTTFLSATGNVNVGYTLFDGLRNVRQLQRAKLSKLSAEYRLDKMKDDIALFVANAYLTVLNNKANLASAKSQNLVTIEQIERTNALVDAGTLPRGDLLEIEATNASELQNIAILENAVTISLISLAQLLLIEDYQSFDIVDEGYDIVLNEISEKPVSEIITAAKENRSEVKIAEQNVAIAEKDLQIAQGGFLPTLSAFFGYNTRYTNATSFAQIPDPDNPTSIQPIGVVQETGQTVVGEFPNTVAREVGALPFSEQIYLNDGISYGLQLNIPIFNGFAVKSNVMRSKVNVERTKYQLEQAKLDLESNVYQAYVDAKGSLKAYEAAEKALESQELAYQYAKDRYDVGLTNAFDFSQSKVRFDNATISLNQAKYDYIFKLKVLELYFGIEPTDLKF, from the coding sequence ATGAAAAGAATTGGAATATCAATTTTACTAATCTGTCTTGCAATTTCAACGCAAGCTCAAGATAAACAATGGACACTTTCTGCATGTGTTCAGCACGCTTTAGACAATAATATTTCTATTAAACAAAGTGAGTTGGACCTAAAAGTTACAGAAGCCGATAAACTTTCAGCTACGGGAAACTTTTTGCCTAGCTTAAATGCAAGTGCCAGTCTTTCTGAAAATACGGGATTAAGTTTTAACCCTGTAACCAATAATGCACAGACCACTACTTTTTTATCTGCTACTGGAAATGTAAATGTGGGGTACACCTTGTTTGATGGTTTGCGAAATGTAAGGCAATTACAACGAGCTAAACTTTCGAAACTTTCTGCAGAGTACAGACTGGATAAGATGAAAGACGATATTGCCTTGTTTGTAGCCAACGCATATCTTACAGTTCTTAATAATAAGGCCAATTTAGCATCTGCCAAATCTCAAAATTTGGTTACCATAGAACAAATAGAAAGAACCAATGCTTTGGTAGACGCAGGAACGTTGCCTCGTGGTGATTTGTTAGAAATTGAAGCCACTAATGCGAGTGAGCTTCAGAATATAGCAATTTTAGAGAATGCTGTTACCATCTCTCTAATTAGCCTTGCGCAATTACTATTAATTGAAGATTACCAAAGTTTCGACATTGTAGATGAGGGATATGACATTGTTTTAAACGAAATTTCAGAAAAGCCAGTTTCAGAAATTATAACTGCTGCAAAAGAAAATAGAAGTGAAGTGAAAATTGCAGAGCAAAATGTAGCAATTGCCGAAAAAGATCTTCAAATTGCTCAAGGAGGTTTTCTACCAACGCTTTCAGCATTTTTTGGCTATAACACTCGATACACCAATGCAACTTCTTTTGCTCAGATTCCAGACCCAGACAACCCAACAAGTATACAGCCTATTGGAGTGGTTCAAGAAACGGGACAAACAGTAGTGGGAGAATTTCCTAACACCGTAGCTAGAGAAGTTGGTGCACTACCTTTTTCTGAACAGATTTATTTGAATGATGGTATTTCATACGGTCTTCAGCTTAATATTCCAATTTTTAACGGGTTTGCGGTGAAAAGCAACGTAATGCGTAGCAAGGTAAACGTAGAAAGAACAAAGTATCAATTAGAACAGGCGAAGCTAGATTTAGAAAGCAATGTGTACCAAGCGTACGTGGATGCAAAAGGGTCTTTAAAGGCTTACGAAGCTGCCGAGAAGGCACTAGAAAGTCAGGAGTTAGCGTATCAATATGCCAAAGATAGGTACGATGTAGGTTTAACCAATGCTTTCGATTTTAGTCAGAGCAAAGTGCGTTTCGACAATGCTACTATTTCTCTAAATCAAGCTAAATACGATTATATTTTTAAATTGAAAGTATTAGAATTGTACTTTGGTATAGAACCAACCGACTTAAAATTTTAG
- a CDS encoding efflux RND transporter periplasmic adaptor subunit: protein MKKKLLWILGIVLILVVLLIAAKKMGMFGKGGNFKEVEISTIAPIDITETVAATGKIQPEIEVNISSEVSGEIIELPIKEGQLVEKGDLLVKINPDLIQAAVSQSQAGLQNVRALLNQAEASLKNSKANYERNKALFDKGVISKSQWDQSVAEYEGAQASVQSAYYNVQSAAANVKQSRDNLSRTSIYAPMSGTISLLAAELGERVVGTAQMAGTEILRVANLSNMEVEVDVNENDIVKVAVGDSTVVEVDAYLKREFKGIVTEIANSAQSTLTADQVTNFKVKVRILPDSYKDLTEGKPESYSPFRPGMTATVDIITNKRNNIIGVPISAIVIKTDTSSGKKKARAKGTTTSVEEKFECVFVKNGEEAKLRVVTTGIQDDTNIEVLSGLEEGDVIITGPYKTVTKTLDAGDKVTVLKEDSKKEEDSDE, encoded by the coding sequence ATGAAAAAGAAATTACTTTGGATTTTAGGAATAGTCCTGATATTGGTCGTACTTCTTATTGCGGCCAAAAAGATGGGGATGTTTGGTAAAGGAGGAAATTTTAAAGAAGTTGAAATTTCAACTATAGCGCCAATCGATATTACTGAAACAGTTGCTGCTACGGGGAAAATTCAGCCCGAAATTGAAGTGAACATTTCATCTGAAGTATCTGGAGAGATTATTGAATTGCCTATAAAAGAAGGTCAACTTGTTGAGAAAGGTGATTTACTTGTTAAAATTAACCCAGATTTAATTCAAGCAGCTGTGAGTCAATCGCAAGCTGGATTACAAAATGTACGCGCCCTGTTAAACCAAGCCGAAGCTTCTTTAAAGAATAGTAAAGCAAACTACGAAAGAAACAAAGCGCTGTTTGATAAAGGTGTTATCTCAAAATCACAATGGGACCAATCTGTTGCCGAGTATGAAGGTGCTCAGGCAAGCGTACAATCTGCTTATTATAACGTACAGAGTGCCGCAGCTAACGTAAAGCAATCTAGAGATAACTTGTCTAGAACAAGTATTTACGCTCCTATGAGTGGTACCATTTCATTATTGGCAGCCGAGTTAGGAGAACGCGTAGTAGGTACTGCGCAAATGGCTGGTACAGAAATTTTGCGTGTGGCTAACCTTAGCAACATGGAAGTGGAGGTTGATGTAAATGAAAATGATATTGTAAAAGTAGCAGTAGGAGATAGTACCGTTGTTGAAGTAGACGCCTATTTAAAAAGAGAATTTAAAGGTATAGTTACTGAAATTGCAAACTCGGCGCAGAGCACGTTAACGGCAGACCAGGTGACTAACTTTAAAGTAAAAGTACGCATCTTACCAGATTCTTATAAAGATCTTACTGAAGGAAAGCCAGAAAGTTATTCTCCATTTAGACCAGGAATGACTGCTACCGTTGATATTATTACCAATAAAAGAAATAATATTATAGGAGTGCCAATTAGTGCTATTGTAATTAAAACAGATACCTCCTCTGGGAAAAAGAAAGCTCGAGCAAAAGGAACGACAACTTCGGTTGAAGAAAAATTTGAGTGTGTGTTTGTAAAAAACGGTGAAGAGGCAAAATTGCGTGTAGTTACTACGGGTATTCAAGATGACACCAATATAGAAGTGTTAAGTGGTCTTGAAGAAGGAGATGTAATTATTACTGGTCCATACAAAACAGTAACAAAAACGTTAGATGCAGGCGATAAGGTTACTGTACTAAAAGAAGACTCTAAGAAAGAAGAAGATAGCGACGAGTAA
- the tsaB gene encoding tRNA (adenosine(37)-N6)-threonylcarbamoyltransferase complex dimerization subunit type 1 TsaB has protein sequence MASVLCIETATTNCSVALSVNGSVIALREDTSKKYSHAEQLHVFISNVLKEANFSKQDLDAIAVSKGPGSYTGLRIGVSAAKGLCYALDIPLVSLATLRVLAAQGKESKHIVPLLDARRMEVYSAVFDVSKQQLRETRAEVVTDISYASYLEQGSTLFIGSGALKFKEICTHKNALFNIDALPSAKEMALLAEEKFNKGEFEDVAYFEPYYLKDFKKE, from the coding sequence ATGGCATCTGTATTATGTATTGAAACAGCAACTACAAATTGCTCGGTAGCGCTTTCGGTAAACGGTAGCGTTATTGCTCTTCGGGAAGATACTAGCAAAAAATACAGTCATGCCGAACAATTACACGTCTTTATATCTAACGTATTAAAAGAAGCTAATTTTTCGAAACAAGATTTAGACGCTATTGCTGTTAGTAAAGGGCCAGGAAGTTACACGGGCTTACGTATTGGCGTTTCTGCGGCTAAGGGCTTGTGCTATGCCTTAGACATACCATTAGTATCGCTGGCTACCTTAAGAGTACTCGCGGCTCAAGGAAAAGAGAGTAAGCACATTGTGCCTTTGTTAGATGCGCGACGTATGGAGGTGTATTCAGCAGTTTTTGATGTGTCTAAACAACAACTTAGGGAGACTAGAGCTGAAGTCGTTACAGACATATCTTATGCCTCGTATTTGGAGCAAGGTTCTACCTTATTTATAGGCAGTGGAGCTTTAAAATTTAAGGAGATTTGTACCCATAAAAATGCACTCTTTAACATAGACGCATTACCGTCTGCAAAAGAAATGGCTTTGTTAGCCGAAGAGAAGTTTAATAAAGGTGAGTTTGAAGACGTTGCCTATTTTGAACCCTATTACTTAAAGGATTTTAAAAAG